From the Chthoniobacterales bacterium genome, one window contains:
- a CDS encoding DNA-3-methyladenine glycosylase 2 family protein has product MKKAIDHLAQSDPRFADLIGRSRRFDVVANELVRPFDALAESIAYQQLSGKAAATIWGRVRALYGKRKWLDPAAVLKTPDETLRACGLSGSKTAALKDLAAKTLDGTVPGRRELVRMTDEEIIERLTKVLGIGRWTVEMLLLFELGRLDVWPLADYGVQKGFAKTFGRRKLPTPKQFAKIGEKWRPYRSVAAWYFWRALDAPGASPTKSRFD; this is encoded by the coding sequence GTGAAGAAGGCCATCGACCATCTCGCCCAGTCGGACCCCCGCTTCGCGGACCTCATCGGGCGGTCCCGCCGGTTCGACGTGGTGGCAAACGAGCTGGTGCGGCCTTTCGATGCCTTGGCGGAATCGATCGCCTATCAGCAGCTTAGCGGAAAGGCGGCCGCCACGATCTGGGGACGCGTGCGCGCGCTTTACGGCAAACGCAAATGGCTCGATCCGGCGGCCGTCCTGAAGACGCCGGACGAAACTCTCCGCGCTTGTGGCCTTTCCGGCAGCAAGACCGCCGCGCTCAAGGATCTCGCCGCGAAAACGCTGGACGGCACGGTCCCAGGTCGCCGCGAACTTGTGCGAATGACCGACGAGGAAATCATCGAGCGCCTGACCAAAGTGCTCGGGATCGGGCGATGGACCGTGGAGATGCTGCTCCTGTTCGAGCTGGGCCGGCTCGATGTCTGGCCCCTGGCCGATTACGGAGTCCAGAAAGGCTTCGCCAAGACGTTCGGCCGCAGAAAATTGCCGACCCCGAAACAGTTCGCGAAAATCGGCGAGAAATGGCGGCCTTATCGGTCGGTCGCGGCGTGGTATTTCTGGCGCGCGCTCGACGCTCCGGGCGCGTCGCCGACAAAAAGCCGCTTCGACTGA
- a CDS encoding ABC transporter permease, which produces MNRRSFSAILSVAYKEFLHIFRDRRVLLLLLILPPVFTLVFGHAFEAGEMTEVPALLINRDQSERADRFVELVRANKTFAWQTPAASATNEEDLLGHGVQAALIVPKGWSDSIAAGTPAPLQLFLDGSDTNTAEQLEGSIQKTLADFQLSERTVMIDALPEDVFDLAKKLPVEVRKQFTSMMEPWTTEHKILYNPKTRFIDYVVPGVIGLILQLITVTLMACTLAREREAGTLFQLMVTALRRREIVLGKVIPYLAISIVLIVLIILLTAWHFQVQFNNPAALALICFLFLLCSLGLGLLISAISRTQTQAIQFSVFFLLPVFVLSGAFAPLEQLPKAIRYISELFPLTHFCRAFRLVNLYGAAPRFYAFDLVMLFAGVVITFLGAIYLLRRVEQ; this is translated from the coding sequence ATGAACCGCCGATCTTTCAGCGCCATCCTGAGCGTCGCCTACAAGGAGTTCCTCCACATCTTTCGCGACCGGCGCGTCCTGCTGTTGCTCCTCATCTTGCCGCCCGTTTTTACACTCGTGTTTGGGCACGCCTTCGAAGCCGGCGAAATGACGGAGGTCCCCGCGCTCCTGATCAACCGCGATCAAAGCGAGCGCGCGGACAGGTTCGTGGAACTTGTCCGGGCAAATAAGACTTTTGCGTGGCAAACCCCGGCCGCGTCGGCCACCAACGAAGAGGATTTGCTCGGCCATGGTGTCCAGGCGGCCCTGATTGTCCCGAAAGGCTGGAGCGACAGTATCGCGGCCGGCACGCCGGCGCCGTTGCAGCTTTTTCTCGACGGCAGCGACACGAACACCGCCGAACAGCTCGAAGGCAGCATCCAGAAAACGCTGGCCGATTTTCAACTGAGCGAGCGCACGGTGATGATCGATGCGTTGCCGGAAGACGTGTTCGACCTCGCCAAGAAATTGCCGGTCGAAGTGCGAAAGCAATTCACTTCCATGATGGAGCCCTGGACGACGGAGCATAAGATTCTCTACAACCCAAAGACGCGCTTCATCGACTACGTCGTGCCAGGCGTGATTGGGCTCATCCTGCAGCTCATCACTGTCACGCTCATGGCCTGCACGCTGGCGCGGGAGCGCGAAGCCGGCACGCTGTTTCAACTGATGGTCACCGCTCTGCGGCGGCGCGAGATCGTGCTTGGGAAGGTGATCCCGTACCTGGCCATCTCGATCGTCCTGATCGTCTTAATCATTCTGCTGACGGCCTGGCATTTTCAGGTCCAGTTCAACAACCCGGCCGCGCTCGCCCTGATTTGTTTCCTATTCCTGCTCTGCTCGCTCGGGCTTGGCCTGCTCATCTCCGCCATCTCGCGCACCCAGACGCAGGCAATTCAGTTCTCGGTTTTCTTTCTCCTGCCGGTGTTCGTCCTCTCCGGCGCGTTCGCTCCGTTGGAGCAACTGCCCAAGGCCATTCGTTACATTTCGGAACTCTTCCCGCTCACCCATTTTTGTCGCGCCTTCCGGTTGGTGAACCTTTACGGCGCGGCGCCGCGGTTCTACGCGTTCGACCTCGTCATGCTGTTCGCCGGCGTGGTGATCACCTTTCTCGGCGCCATCTATTTGCTGCGGCGAGTGGAGCAATAA
- a CDS encoding ABC transporter ATP-binding protein, which produces MSEPAIFLDRLSKSYGDTKAVQDLSLSILPGTIFGFLGANGAGKTTTIRMLCGLVHPTSGRAAISGIDVWKERHLARSRFGYVAQRFSLYRDLTVEENIRFFAGASRVPRHEIPERLERLLKLTDLEKKRRAMAGELSGGMRQMLAMSCALVHDPPLLFLDEPTSGLDPVHRQQIWDLLYDLSNHGITIFVTTHYMDEAERCTEVGFIEEGRLLAKAPPRELKESFRTKLLEIDVEPVMPALVRLREQSDILGVSLRSGALRLYAADPEKLIHEWETQWPFDGLKWRGHRWVEPDMEDVFTAYSQGYDALLKPRS; this is translated from the coding sequence ATGAGCGAACCGGCCATTTTTCTCGACCGCCTGAGCAAATCCTACGGCGACACCAAGGCCGTCCAGGATCTCTCGTTGTCGATTTTGCCCGGGACCATTTTTGGCTTTCTCGGGGCGAATGGCGCAGGGAAAACCACCACGATCCGCATGCTCTGCGGCCTGGTTCATCCCACCAGTGGCAGGGCCGCCATCTCTGGTATCGATGTCTGGAAGGAACGCCACCTGGCGCGGAGCCGATTCGGTTATGTCGCGCAACGGTTCAGTCTTTATCGCGATCTGACCGTCGAGGAGAACATCCGCTTTTTTGCCGGCGCCAGCCGGGTGCCGCGCCACGAAATCCCCGAGCGGCTGGAGCGCCTTTTGAAACTAACCGACCTGGAAAAGAAACGGCGCGCCATGGCCGGCGAACTTTCCGGCGGCATGCGCCAGATGCTGGCTATGTCTTGCGCGCTGGTCCACGATCCGCCGCTCCTGTTTTTGGACGAACCGACTTCCGGCCTCGACCCGGTTCATCGCCAGCAGATCTGGGATTTGCTCTACGACCTGAGCAACCACGGGATCACTATTTTCGTCACGACCCATTACATGGATGAGGCGGAACGCTGTACGGAGGTCGGTTTCATCGAGGAAGGCCGGCTCCTGGCCAAAGCGCCGCCGCGCGAACTCAAGGAAAGCTTCCGGACGAAGCTGCTCGAAATCGACGTCGAGCCGGTAATGCCGGCGCTAGTCCGGCTGCGGGAACAATCCGACATTCTTGGCGTTTCGCTCCGGAGCGGCGCGCTCCGCCTTTATGCCGCCGATCCCGAGAAGCTCATCCATGAATGGGAAACGCAATGGCCGTTCGACGGTCTGAAATGGCGCGGCCACCGATGGGTGGAACCCGACATGGAAGACGTCTTCACGGCTTACTCGCAGGGCTACGACGCTCTTTTGAAACCGAGATCATGA